GACAATGTTAGTGTGTTTCAATTTTCGCCAATTCAGCGATAATTCGTATTCATATTCGTATATagtattattatctatttcGAATAATTTTGTTGTAATTTGTTAGTTGTGTGTGTGGATTCTTGCTTCATGTTGGTTGGCTGGAAAGAGAGAATCTTGGGAAATTGCGATTTATTGGATAAAAAGGTTTTTCAATCTGTGAAACTTCGTAATTGAACAAAGATTTGTTCCAGCATTTCCATTTCCACTTTACTTTCGAGATTGCGTCATTGAAAAAAAATGCGAACATATCTTCATCTTGAGAATGCCATTTCCTTGATACAGTAGCGATGCCTTTACAATTGGTTTGCCACCAGCCTGGGTGGATGATACTGAAGAAATAGCTGCAAATATTCAGATTGTTCGAACCAAAATGGCTGAGTTAGTCAAGGCGCATTCAAAAGCATTAATGCCTTCCTTTGGAGATGGCAGAGAAGATCAGCGAACCATTGAGGTTCTTACTCGAGAGATTACTGATTTATTGAGGAAATCTGAGAAGAGATTACAGAAACTTCCTGCTAGTGAGTCTCCTGAGGATTCAAATATTAGAAAAAATGTACAGGTATGGTTCTTTTTGTTGGTGTGTACTGTATATTCTGTTTCATTAAGATATTCACAAAACGTAGAGCTGCATTTCGTGTAGTCTTTTATGGTGTTTTGTGCCCCATTGCATTGATTATTTTTTTGCTGTGCTGCAACTTTGTTTCCCAGTTGCAAAGTTGTTTATAGCTAATTATTGTTACTACTTAATGAGCCATTATAATTTTAAGGGTTGGTTTTCTTCACCAATGGCTCCAGACTTCGTACATTTTAGCATGGTCTCGTGTTTGTATGCTCTAATATCCTTTCTGaagaattttatttgaatttggaCGTTTATTTTTCTGCAGCATTCTCTTGCAACAGACCTTCAGAACCTCTCAATGGATCTTCGGAGAAGACAGTCAACATATCTTAAACGTTTGCAGCAGCAAAAAGAGGTCTGTACATGGTACTAGCAAGGATAATGTTAAGtccattttttttctattgGAAATAGTATGCATAATTTTCCACCATGTTTTTCTTGGTAGATAATCTGGAACTGGTTTCTCCTTTGCTGTGGCTTATATTGTTGCCTTCTAACACTGTTAATGATTTTGTGGTAGTATTTCTCTGTGCATATCATATAATATCTATTTATCTGGTTGTTTAGGGACATGATGGTGTTGGCTTCGAGATGAGCCTAAATGAGAAAAAACCCAGATATAAAGATGATGAATTTGGTGATATGGTATGCTTCTTTCCTCTTTTAGCTTACATTTGATAGGATGTACTTGATTTCTATAACCGTCTGCAGTCTGCCTATACAGGTAGTCATTTAAATATCCTTCTAGGAATTCTTCTAAAATTTTCTTCtggatatgtaaaataaaattttaagtcaTCTTTCTGTCAAAAAGTTTTTTCTGAGGATTTAATGCAAGTTGTAGGTCTCATAGCCCAACCCTTACTCTTAAAAAGGTTGGGATTTTTGTGAAACCTTATAGCAAAGAAGTCATTTGAAATACTTGAGTATTCAATTTGTTGGTTCCATGGTGGACAAATGCAGGGTTTTAATCAGCTCCAAACAATTCAGCTAAAGAAGAGTGAGCAATTAACTGAGGAAAGGGAAAGAGAGATTGAACAGGTATATAATAGATTTAATTGATTGTCCGAGATTAATTTGAGTTCCACTATgattattaatttgataaaatcttCCTTTGTAGGTGGTGGCATCAGTAAATGAGCTTGCTCAAATCATGAAGGACCTATCTGTCCTTGTGATCGATCAGGTTTCAGCCAAAAACTTATAGTCATGCAGGTAGGTTTTATAAGTTACAGCAACGGGTGCTAACGGAACTCTTTCTCTCAAGCAGGGTACAATTGTTGATCGGATAGACTACAACATTCAGAATGTTGCATCATCCGTAGATGAGGGCTTTAAACAGCTGCAGAAGGTGGTGTCTTGTTCTTGCACATAACTTGAGTGGGCATTGCACAAACTCTTGTACATGCTTACCTATTTTTGAAATTGTTTTGCAGAGGTTCAATATATCGGGTGTTATCATCTGTCTATATCTCTATGATTGAGTCTTCCATTTTAGTTGAGATTATTTTGTGCATCTGTAGCTGTTTATGTGACCATTGGAGGTTGCTTGAATGATAATGATGTTGGGTATCCTGGAATTGCAGGCAGAGAGATCGCAGAAGAAAGGAGGGATGGTGATGTGTGCGACAGTGCTTGTTATTATGTGTTTCATCATGCTGGTACTCTTGATCCTCAAGCATTTATTTTTGTGATCATGTTACGTATGCCATTGATCCCTTGGTCTGCTAGTCAAATGCGAACCTGCAAATTAGGGTTTTAAACTGACTGGGAAGTGTAAAGATGACCAGAATACATGTCTGACCCACTTGGGTTGTGGGAAATTGTCTATATGGAAGTTTGCATTACAGTTTTGCCTTTGGCAAGAAAAATTTGCtcccttttcttcctttctttccaGTTTTTACTCCCTTCTCTCCGTATATTTTTTTCCGCAGGCCCTACCACTCTTCCGTGTCAGTTACCGCAGCCTTTTTTTAAGGGTAGCCTTTATTGTAACAGGTTTTTATTGCAAATATCTTTAACTTAATATGTGGAAAGATATCTTACTCCAGGTTATGTTATCTTGAATTATGGATTTTTGTAAACTGATGGAAGGTTTAATTTGAATATGGCTTGTGAGGCCTTGTAGGCTAAACATGAAATTCCACTCTTGTAATCAAACAAACAAAAATTAGATTAATCAGGAAACAATTTCAGGATCGAGAACAATCTGCCTTATAACAGCTACGAATTCATCAGAAAGAGGGCCAAAACTAATAGAGCGCAGCTAATACTATTAGCTGTAATTGCCTTGCGAGCATTGTTGGGACGTGTTGAAGGGAGTGCACACTCCTCACCATTAAAGAAGACTCTAGTCGGAAAGCCATCGCCACCAGCCACATCAATACCAGGTGTAGTTTTCTTAGTGAAAGAGAGAACTGATTGCTGTGTGCCAGGAACCCGAGGATCTTTTCTTGGGTTGTGGCCATCCCTTTCTGCCACCAGGTAATTGAAATCTGGAAGACCCTGCATAAATATGGCATTGCTGGAGTTAGGCAGGACACTTGCATTGAAGGAGTAGGCTTTTTCAAATCCTGGCACAGCTTTGTCAAGTTGAACTGCAGCAACCCAATCTGCAAAATCAGTTTCACCCCAGTTGAAAAGGGTGATCCTTGCAGTCCAGCCATCTCTATAATCCGATTGCAAATGCCAGTTTATGCTAACTCCACAGTTATCCCCACATGGCAGTGGATTAGGCACATCCCTCCTTTTCAATTCCGCCCAATCCAAAGCTTTAGCAGTCCGGTTCTCAAATGGGACTAGAAGAGCTTCCGATGGTAGAAGAAGAGCTGGTTCGTTAGCGTTGCAGGTTTGACTAGGGTTATTGTTGCAGCCACAAGCACAGGTGCTACAAGGGACAACAGAATCATTGAAAAAGGACGAAAACGATACACAGCATTTTGGGAGCTCCTTCCTGAAATGTGTTATGTTGCAAATCACTTGCCAACTAGCTACTGCTTCTGTTCTTGAAGGCAAACCACTTGGGTCAGGGTACTGGCTTGGGCTCACCTGCACCGGAGACCCACATTGGAAATCTGAACTGAATGTGCCATTTATCTTCCAGTTCAGAGGTGGAAAGAATTCTGTCCTGTTCAAGTCTGGCGGCATCTTGAACACGTGCATTTGGAAAGCTGAAACAGACTTGCCTGGATCCATATTAGGTGGGAGAATAGTCCCGTTTCGACAGCAGAAGGGAATCAAGCCAATCTGTGTATCATTTGCTCTTGTTGGAGGCAAGTCCATGATTGTAGGGCTCCTCTCACAATTCAATGCCTGAGAGAAATCCATTTCCTTGTAGTGGAGGCCTTGGGGACCAAAAACGCAGTCTGTTGTGTCAACAACAGAAGGATAAGCTCCTTTCATGGCATAGATAAATTCACCCCTTGTCCAATCCCAGCTTAATTTCCAATTTTGAAGACGTCCTAGAGGATTATGGTTCGAGATAGACACCTGTGCCCAGTAATCTGTGTCATATGTTCTGATTATATCATACATGATTATAAGGTCACCATCTTCCCGGGGCTGGAAATTTTCCAGCGTGACATTTGGTATAACATTCAAATCTCTACTGCAACACAGCTGCAACTCGGTGCCTGGACGTAAGTCACACAGAGAAGAGCATTAAGCAAATTCAGAACTCAACCTGACAAGAAGCTTGGATTTCCTATATACTACAGACATGATTTGCACAAAAGggtcttcaattttctttctcatccatccaaaacagaaacaaccatataaattgattatattgtCGTCTCTTGCTAGTTTTAGTTCTACAATTTCTAGCCAAGTACCTTTTATTACGACAATTCTGCCATGAAACAGACAGTAacccacccccccccccccaaaaaaaaaaaaaaaggtatatTGTAAGTAATTACCTTGTCTTGTTGGAGCAGGACAAGAGTAGCCATCATTAGCCAGAGTCAAACCGAGTGGCAATGGAGCATCTGAATTTCCAGTTCTATTTCCAAAACGGGTTCCAACAAGCTGGATTATAACCTCCATCTGGGTCACATCTCCGGCAGTCTCAATGGCTGATTTGAGGTCAGTGTTAAGAGATCCGACTAAAACGGTACCGTTTCCTACGAAAGCAGGCAACGACCTGCCATCGGCCAATAAAGCATTGTTCGCAGAGACCAAGAGCTCATTATTTTGAAAGCCAATAAAGACACTCCAGGACTTGAGCTCATCACGTCCGTTGTTGAGCACGGTCACAGTGGATTCAAACCGGTACGGTTGGTTGGTGGGGTCAGTGGGCGGGATAGGATAGCCTCCGGTGTAGTTGTAGGACAAGAAGACACCGTTGCAGGTGGCCTTTAATGGCTGAGAGAGAGAACTGTGCACAAAGAATGAGACTAAAACGAAAATGAGCAATAGAATCCAGTTAGCCATATGGATATTTTGTTGTGATTAAGAATCAACAAAAAGAGAAGGAACATAAGTAGAGACATTAAGGAGGTTTAAGTATTGAATTGGCAAACGCAGTGGCGTGCCGGCAGTTCCAAGAGAAATAAAGTAAGAGAAAGAACTGGTCTCCCTGTATTATTACAAGAAAATGGAAAGACCAGGTCCATGGATTCGTGATTTCATGCATGTAAGCTTACCCAGTCTCTCATCATTTTGTTAGTTTTTTCTTGCATATTATCCTTCAAGACAATATTTTACCAAGTAAAAACCACCGATTGACCTTTGCATGCTCTAAAAAAGACTTTATTTTAAAGTTCAATTGTCTCCTTGTTTAGTAATGAATGTTATTTTTCCAAGATTTTGGTAATTAATATCATATTTCCTTGTTTAGTTGAGTGTGAGAAAAGAAACGAATGAAAAGCCATGGCCTCCCGGTGGGTACGGTACCCTCCGCACACCCACATTCACAATTACCTAATTACTGTATTCATAATTCTCCGCTTTAAGGGAGGGAATGCTTGATAGAGGCGGCGACTGGATCGTTATATGCAGCTACCACAGGAATTTATTCAAGTGATCGGTAAAGGCTCCTTATACTTGCAGTCTTCGGCCACTAAAGGCTCTTTTAATAAGTGCAGAGGTGCGCCCTAATTTGGAATTGCTGGCCGTGTGGGATTGGATCGAGTGCGCGTGAGTGT
The Manihot esculenta cultivar AM560-2 chromosome 1, M.esculenta_v8, whole genome shotgun sequence genome window above contains:
- the LOC110612929 gene encoding syntaxin-42 isoform X2 — its product is MATRNRTIQYKKHRDAVKSVRAPLSSSVSGLRGPVIEMVNTSILRSNHASYTPLSTEEPGPSSSDAFTIGLPPAWVDDTEEIAANIQIVRTKMAELVKAHSKALMPSFGDGREDQRTIEVLTREITDLLRKSEKRLQKLPASESPEDSNIRKNVQHSLATDLQNLSMDLRRRQSTYLKRLQQQKEGHDGVGFEMSLNEKKPRYKDDEFGDMGFNQLQTIQLKKSEQLTEEREREIEQVVASVNELAQIMKDLSVLVIDQGTIVDRIDYNIQNVASSVDEGFKQLQKRFNISGVIICLYLYD
- the LOC110612929 gene encoding syntaxin-42 isoform X1 codes for the protein MATRNRTIQYKKHRDAVKSVRAPLSSSVSGLRGPVIEMVNTSILRSNHASYTPLSTEEPGPSSSDAFTIGLPPAWVDDTEEIAANIQIVRTKMAELVKAHSKALMPSFGDGREDQRTIEVLTREITDLLRKSEKRLQKLPASESPEDSNIRKNVQHSLATDLQNLSMDLRRRQSTYLKRLQQQKEGHDGVGFEMSLNEKKPRYKDDEFGDMGFNQLQTIQLKKSEQLTEEREREIEQVVASVNELAQIMKDLSVLVIDQGTIVDRIDYNIQNVASSVDEGFKQLQKAERSQKKGGMVMCATVLVIMCFIMLVLLILKHLFL
- the LOC110612920 gene encoding COBRA-like protein 7; this translates as MANWILLLIFVLVSFFVHSSLSQPLKATCNGVFLSYNYTGGYPIPPTDPTNQPYRFESTVTVLNNGRDELKSWSVFIGFQNNELLVSANNALLADGRSLPAFVGNGTVLVGSLNTDLKSAIETAGDVTQMEVIIQLVGTRFGNRTGNSDAPLPLGLTLANDGYSCPAPTRQGTELQLCCSRDLNVIPNVTLENFQPREDGDLIIMYDIIRTYDTDYWAQVSISNHNPLGRLQNWKLSWDWTRGEFIYAMKGAYPSVVDTTDCVFGPQGLHYKEMDFSQALNCERSPTIMDLPPTRANDTQIGLIPFCCRNGTILPPNMDPGKSVSAFQMHVFKMPPDLNRTEFFPPLNWKINGTFSSDFQCGSPVQVSPSQYPDPSGLPSRTEAVASWQVICNITHFRKELPKCCVSFSSFFNDSVVPCSTCACGCNNNPSQTCNANEPALLLPSEALLVPFENRTAKALDWAELKRRDVPNPLPCGDNCGVSINWHLQSDYRDGWTARITLFNWGETDFADWVAAVQLDKAVPGFEKAYSFNASVLPNSSNAIFMQGLPDFNYLVAERDGHNPRKDPRVPGTQQSVLSFTKKTTPGIDVAGGDGFPTRVFFNGEECALPSTRPNNARKAITANSISCALLVLALFLMNS